GGAGCCGCCGGTGGGGGCCGACGCCCAGACCCGGTTGTTGTGCCTGCTGGGGCGGAGGCCCTAGAGCCGGTTCGAGCTCGGGGCCCCAGCCCTTCTTGTCGCCGTCAGCAGTGTGTCGGTGGGCGGTCCCAGTGGCGGTGGGCGGCTGTCGCCGCGACGAACTCCCTGGTGAAGTCCTCGCTCGCGGTGCCCTGGGCCGTGTCCGTGACCACACCCCGGTCGGCGACCACGTGGTGGAACTCGGAGGAGAGACGGACCCCCTCGGGCCGCAGCGCGGCGAGGATGCCGACGCCGGAGCCGAGGGCGCCGATCGGCTTGCCGTGACGGTAGGCGTCGCGGACGAAGCGCATGGCGTCGGGGTCGGTGGCCGGGGACGGCGTGGCGACGGGACCGCCGGGGAGCAGGACCGCGTCGTACAGCACGGAAGCGACCGTCGGCAGGGCCCGGTCCACGGTGTACTCCGCGCCGTCCGCCCCGCGTACCGTGCCGTCCCGCGCCGCCAGCGCCTCGACGATCGCGCCCTCGGCCGCCAGGGCCTCCCGCACGCTCGTCACCTGCTCGGCGTCCACCCCGTCGGCCACCAGCACGGCGATCTGCCGGGTACGGATCGAACCGGGGCCGCGCTGCGACTCCAGGCTGAGGGCGGGGGAGGTGAGCTTGTACGCCACCGGCTCGGCGTCCGACGGGACGGGCACCCCGATGCCCTTCGCCACCTCGGCCGCCAACTCCGGGTCCACCTTGGCCAGTTCACCGACCGTACGGGCGCGGACGGTGAGCGCGCCGACCTTGCCGAGTTCGAAGCGGAAGGCGGCCACGATGTGCTCCCGCTCCCACGGGGCCATGCTGTTCCAGAACATGGCGGGCTGGCTGTGGTGGTCCTTGAAACTCTCGCTGCGGCGGCGGATCTTGGCGCCGTCGACGCGCTCGGCGAGATGGGTGTAGGCGTGCGGGTCGACGCCCGCGTGGGCCGGGCAGCCGCCGCCGAGGGAGTTCGGGGAGTAGTTCGTGCCGCCGTGGATCGCCGACTGGTGAGAGCCGTCGCGCTGGTTGGTGCGCACCGGGGCGACCGGGCGGTTCACCGGCAGCTGACTGAAGTTGGGGCCGCCCAGGCGGATCAACTGGGTGTCCAGATAGGAGAAGTTGCGGGCCTGGAGCAGCGGATCGTTGGTGAAGTCGATGCCGGGGACGACGTTCGCGGTGTGGAAGGCGACCTGTTCCGTCTCGGCGAAGAAGTTCTCCGGGTTGCGGTCCAGCACCATGCGGCCGATCGGCCGTACCGGCACCTGCTCCTCGGGGATGACCTTGGTGGCGTCGAGCAGATCGAAGTCGAAGGCGAACTCGTCCTCCTCCGGCACCAGTTGGACGCCCAGCTCCCATTCCGGGTACTCGCCGGCCTCGATCGCGTCCCACAGGTCCCGGCGGTTGAAGTCCGGGTCCCGGCCCTGGCACTCCTGCGCCTCGTCCCACACCAGCGAGTGTGTGCCCAGCTTCGGTTTCCAGTGGAACTTCACGAACGTGCCCCGCCCGTCGGCGGTCACGAACCGGAAGGTGTGCACCCCGAAGCCCTGCATCATGCGGTAGCTGCGCGGGATCGCCCGGTCCGACATCAGCCACATGATCGCGTGCAGGGTCTCCGGCTGCAGCGACACGAAGTCCCAGAGCGTGTCGTGCGCGGATGCGCCGGTCGGGATGTCGTTGTGCGGCTCCGGCTTCACCGCGTGCACGAAGTCGGGGAACTTGATGCCGTCCTGGATGAAGAAGACCGGGAAGTTGTTCCCGACCAGATCGTAATTGCCGTCCGACGTATAGAACTTGGTGGCGAAGCCGCGTACGTCCCGCACGGTGTCCGCCGAGCCGCGCGGCCCCTGCACGGTGGAGAACCGCACGAAGACCGGGGTGCGGACCGAGGGGTCCTGGAGGAACGCGGCACGGGTGAACTCCGCGCAGGATTCGTACGGTTCGAAGTACCCGTACGCGCCCGCGCCCCGAGCGTGGACCACACGCTCCGGGATCCGCTCATGGTCGAAATGGGTGAGTTTCTCCCGGAAGTGGAAGTCCTCCATCAGCGTCGGCCCGCGCTCACCGGCGGCCAGGGAGTCGTCGGTGTGGTCGACGGCCACGCCCTGGTCGGTGGTGAGGGGGCCCGAGACCGGGTCGGCCGGGTGGGCGGCCTCGCGCTGCTCCCGCTTGCGGTCCATGGGGTCGAAGGGGGCGCTCATCGGGCGGCCTCCCGCTCCTGGGCCGACCCGGTGGACCCGGCGGACTCGGCGAACACCTGGAGGAACGCCTCGCAGAACGCCTTGAGGTCGTCCGGCTTACGGCTGGTGACCAGCTTGCCCGGGCCGTGGTCACAGATCCGGACCTGTTCGTCGACCCAGGTGCCGCCCGCGTTGCCGATGTCGGTGCGCAGGCTCGGCCACGAGGTCAGGACCCGGCCGCGGACCACGTCCGCCTCGACCAGCGTCCACGGCGCGTGACAGATCGCGGCGACCGGACGGCCCCGTTCGGCGAACTCCCGGACGAACGACACGGCCCGCTCGTCCATGCGCAGGAGGTCCGGGTTGGCCACCCCGCCGGGCAGGACCAGCGCGTCGAACGACCCGGCCGGTGCCTCGCCCACCACGGCGTCCACGGGGAACGTGTCCGCCTTGTCGAGATGGTGGAAGGCCTGGATCCGGCCGGCCTCCGTCGACACCAGCACGGGTTGGTGGCCGGCGTTCTCCGCCGCCT
The sequence above is drawn from the Streptomyces griseiscabiei genome and encodes:
- a CDS encoding catalase, with amino-acid sequence MSAPFDPMDRKREQREAAHPADPVSGPLTTDQGVAVDHTDDSLAAGERGPTLMEDFHFREKLTHFDHERIPERVVHARGAGAYGYFEPYESCAEFTRAAFLQDPSVRTPVFVRFSTVQGPRGSADTVRDVRGFATKFYTSDGNYDLVGNNFPVFFIQDGIKFPDFVHAVKPEPHNDIPTGASAHDTLWDFVSLQPETLHAIMWLMSDRAIPRSYRMMQGFGVHTFRFVTADGRGTFVKFHWKPKLGTHSLVWDEAQECQGRDPDFNRRDLWDAIEAGEYPEWELGVQLVPEEDEFAFDFDLLDATKVIPEEQVPVRPIGRMVLDRNPENFFAETEQVAFHTANVVPGIDFTNDPLLQARNFSYLDTQLIRLGGPNFSQLPVNRPVAPVRTNQRDGSHQSAIHGGTNYSPNSLGGGCPAHAGVDPHAYTHLAERVDGAKIRRRSESFKDHHSQPAMFWNSMAPWEREHIVAAFRFELGKVGALTVRARTVGELAKVDPELAAEVAKGIGVPVPSDAEPVAYKLTSPALSLESQRGPGSIRTRQIAVLVADGVDAEQVTSVREALAAEGAIVEALAARDGTVRGADGAEYTVDRALPTVASVLYDAVLLPGGPVATPSPATDPDAMRFVRDAYRHGKPIGALGSGVGILAALRPEGVRLSSEFHHVVADRGVVTDTAQGTASEDFTREFVAATAAHRHWDRPPTHC
- a CDS encoding type 1 glutamine amidotransferase domain-containing protein; translated protein: MRIAFLTAPEGVEQIELTEPWQAAENAGHQPVLVSTEAGRIQAFHHLDKADTFPVDAVVGEAPAGSFDALVLPGGVANPDLLRMDERAVSFVREFAERGRPVAAICHAPWTLVEADVVRGRVLTSWPSLRTDIGNAGGTWVDEQVRICDHGPGKLVTSRKPDDLKAFCEAFLQVFAESAGSTGSAQEREAAR